A DNA window from Streptomyces bacillaris contains the following coding sequences:
- a CDS encoding succinate dehydrogenase iron-sulfur subunit translates to MATPTLDKTGNAEAGFADSPFITATFRIRRFNPEVSDEVQWQDFQIEIDPKERVLDALHKIKWELDGTLTFRRSCAHGICGSDAMRINGKNRLACKTLIKDINPEKPIMVEAIKGLTVLKDLVVDMDPFFQAYHDVMPFLITKGNEPTRERLQSPEDRERFDDTTKCILCAACTSSCPVFWNDGQYFGPAAIVNAHRFIFDSRDEAGEQRLEILNDRDGVWRCRTTFNCTDACPRGIEVTKAIQEVKRALITRRF, encoded by the coding sequence ATGGCTACCCCGACCCTGGACAAGACCGGCAACGCCGAGGCCGGCTTCGCCGACTCCCCGTTCATCACGGCCACGTTCCGCATCCGTCGCTTCAACCCCGAGGTGTCGGACGAGGTCCAGTGGCAGGACTTCCAGATCGAGATCGACCCGAAGGAGCGTGTCCTCGACGCCCTTCACAAGATCAAGTGGGAGCTCGACGGGACCCTGACGTTCCGCCGTTCCTGCGCGCACGGCATCTGCGGTTCCGACGCGATGCGGATCAACGGCAAGAACAGGCTCGCCTGCAAGACGCTGATCAAGGACATCAACCCGGAGAAGCCGATCATGGTGGAGGCCATCAAGGGCCTCACGGTCCTCAAGGACCTCGTGGTCGACATGGACCCGTTCTTCCAGGCGTACCACGATGTCATGCCCTTCCTCATCACCAAGGGGAACGAGCCGACCCGCGAGCGCCTGCAGTCCCCCGAGGACCGCGAGCGGTTCGACGACACCACCAAGTGCATCCTGTGCGCCGCGTGCACGTCCTCGTGCCCGGTGTTCTGGAACGACGGCCAGTACTTCGGCCCGGCGGCGATCGTCAACGCGCACCGCTTCATCTTCGACTCGCGCGACGAGGCCGGTGAGCAGCGGCTGGAGATCCTCAACGACCGTGACGGCGTGTGGCGTTGCCGTACGACGTTCAACTGCACGGACGCCTGCCCGCGTGGCATCGAGGTCACCAAGGCGATCCAGGAGGTGAAGCGCGCGCTCATCACGCGTCGCTTCTGA
- a CDS encoding TetR/AcrR family transcriptional regulator yields the protein MVKEEKNVQENGASKPAGTGRSAPSGKAAKSEQTRTLILETALRLFAERGYDKTTMRAIAQEAGVSVGNAYYYFSSKEHLVQGFYDRIAAEHAEAVRPVLAAESELADRVRGLLLVWLDVAEPYHRFAAQFFKNAADPESPLSPFSDESVAAREAAIALHREALAGSSTKSDPELAPLLPELLWLMQMGLVLFWVYDRSPGAERSRRLVERTAPIAARAIALSRFQVLRPLVRQVHALLVEFMPVPDGRDGHEERPVRSG from the coding sequence GTGGTGAAGGAAGAGAAGAACGTGCAGGAGAACGGGGCTTCCAAGCCCGCCGGGACCGGCCGGAGCGCACCGTCCGGCAAGGCCGCGAAGAGCGAGCAGACCCGCACGCTGATTCTCGAGACGGCCCTGCGGCTCTTCGCCGAGCGCGGGTACGACAAGACGACCATGCGGGCCATCGCGCAGGAGGCGGGCGTCTCCGTCGGGAACGCCTACTACTACTTCTCCTCCAAGGAGCACCTGGTCCAGGGGTTCTACGACCGCATCGCCGCCGAGCACGCGGAGGCGGTGCGGCCGGTCCTCGCGGCAGAGAGCGAGCTGGCCGACCGGGTCCGGGGGCTGCTGCTGGTCTGGCTGGACGTGGCGGAGCCGTACCACCGGTTCGCCGCTCAGTTCTTCAAGAACGCGGCCGACCCGGAGAGCCCGCTCTCCCCGTTCTCCGACGAGTCGGTGGCGGCCCGCGAGGCGGCGATCGCCCTGCACCGCGAGGCCCTCGCCGGTTCGAGCACCAAGAGCGACCCGGAACTGGCCCCGCTGCTGCCCGAGTTGCTCTGGCTGATGCAGATGGGGCTGGTGCTGTTCTGGGTGTACGACCGCTCCCCGGGCGCGGAGCGCAGCCGTCGGCTGGTCGAGCGCACCGCGCCGATCGCCGCACGGGCCATCGCGCTCTCCCGGTTCCAGGTGCTGCGACCGCTCGTGCGGCAGGTCCACGCGCTGCTGGTGGAGTTCATGCCCGTCCCGGACGGCCGGGACGGGCACGAGGAGCGGCCGGTCAGATCCGGTTGA
- a CDS encoding ABC transporter substrate-binding protein has product MRSVRVRILAILAVLVIAGVGAWQLLPSGEAKTDAITVGTSDIVSSLDPAGAYDAGSWAIYSNIYQSLMTFKPGAIVPEPDAAESCAFVGQKLQTYQCKLRDDLTFSNGRKITAEDVKHSFDRIFTIKSDVGPAGLFPTLDSVTTEGRTITFNLSSKDATFPQKLATGAAAIVDSTKYPADELRKGNQVDGSGPYVLRSYESGTRAELVPNLKYKGALKKTGQAVTINYFKASEDLLTAWKNGDIEVAHRQLPSETLAELDEGDPDVRVTEAASAEIRNIIFNTRDDSPFGTKKVRQAVAALLDRGPLVSKVYQGTVQPLYSLIPTGYIGHSTPFFDAYPSSDPKRAKKLLAEAGVETPVAVNFAYREGDMYTKETAELRRQLEKDGLFKVSVKAVEWTRYQKGYAAGEYDMYTVGWFPDFPDPDTFSQPLVGTGNVLHSGYSSKKMDQLIAATQQYSDRGRTSNDFKEMQKLVGEDVPLLPLWQKKDYVVAKTGVAGSQYLSDGTGFWRLWELNRI; this is encoded by the coding sequence ATGCGGTCGGTCCGGGTACGGATTCTCGCGATTCTCGCGGTTTTGGTCATCGCAGGCGTGGGGGCCTGGCAACTTCTCCCGTCGGGGGAGGCGAAGACCGACGCGATCACCGTCGGGACATCGGACATCGTGTCCTCGCTCGACCCGGCCGGCGCGTACGACGCGGGCTCCTGGGCGATCTACAGCAACATCTACCAGTCGCTGATGACCTTCAAGCCCGGTGCCATCGTGCCGGAGCCGGACGCGGCGGAGAGCTGCGCGTTCGTCGGGCAGAAGCTCCAGACGTACCAGTGCAAGCTCCGTGACGACCTGACCTTCTCCAACGGCCGGAAGATCACCGCCGAGGACGTCAAGCACTCCTTCGACCGGATCTTCACGATCAAGTCGGACGTCGGCCCCGCCGGTCTCTTCCCGACCCTCGACTCGGTGACGACCGAGGGCCGCACGATCACCTTCAACCTCTCCAGCAAGGACGCGACCTTCCCGCAGAAGCTGGCCACCGGCGCCGCGGCGATCGTCGACTCGACCAAGTACCCGGCGGACGAGCTGCGCAAGGGCAACCAGGTCGACGGCTCCGGCCCGTACGTCCTGCGCTCGTACGAGTCGGGGACCCGCGCCGAGCTGGTGCCGAACCTGAAGTACAAGGGCGCGCTGAAGAAGACCGGCCAGGCCGTCACCATCAACTACTTCAAGGCCTCCGAGGACCTGCTGACGGCGTGGAAGAACGGCGACATCGAGGTCGCCCACCGCCAGCTGCCCTCCGAGACCCTCGCCGAGCTGGACGAGGGCGACCCGGACGTCCGGGTCACGGAGGCGGCCAGCGCCGAGATCCGCAACATCATCTTCAACACCCGCGACGACTCGCCGTTCGGCACGAAGAAGGTCCGCCAGGCCGTCGCCGCGCTGCTCGACCGGGGCCCGCTGGTCAGCAAGGTCTACCAGGGCACGGTCCAGCCGCTGTACTCGCTGATCCCCACCGGCTACATCGGGCACAGCACCCCCTTCTTCGACGCCTACCCCTCCTCCGACCCCAAGCGCGCCAAGAAGCTGCTGGCGGAGGCCGGTGTCGAGACCCCGGTCGCCGTCAACTTCGCCTACCGCGAGGGCGACATGTACACCAAGGAGACCGCCGAGCTGCGCCGCCAGCTGGAGAAGGACGGGCTCTTCAAGGTCTCGGTCAAGGCCGTCGAGTGGACCCGCTACCAGAAGGGGTACGCGGCCGGTGAGTACGACATGTACACCGTCGGCTGGTTCCCGGACTTCCCGGACCCGGACACCTTCAGCCAGCCGCTCGTCGGCACCGGCAACGTCCTGCACAGCGGCTACTCCAGCAAGAAGATGGACCAGCTGATCGCCGCCACCCAGCAGTACAGCGACCGCGGCCGCACCTCCAACGACTTCAAGGAGATGCAGAAGCTGGTCGGTGAGGACGTGCCGCTGCTGCCGCTGTGGCAGAAGAAGGACTACGTCGTCGCCAAGACGGGTGTCGCCGGCTCCCAGTACCTCTCCGACGGCACGGGCTTCTGGCGCCTGTGGGAGCTCAACCGGATCTGA
- a CDS encoding metallophosphoesterase gives MIFALVALVVLALLATVHRYVWRRLVGDTTAPGSTLRTVGTVAAFVLPLLSVGAMTSGRIGAPFWLQQVLAWPGFLWLAALMYLTLALLVGEFVRPVLRRVLARRDAAAADRTTVALSSEAVATTTSGTRPRTEELVPAGPAPSTTSADPIPETTQPTEPEPESSAPDPVTATAPATADAPATPLARPSRRLFVSRVVGGAAAAAGLATVGYGTANVLSGPTVKRVTVPLAKLPRAAHGFRIAVVSDIHIGPILGRAHTRRIVDTINSTSPDLVAVVGDLVDGSVADLGSAAEPLAGLRARHGSFFVTGNHEYFSGAEQWVNHVRELGLIPLENARVEMGGFDLAGVNDIAGETEGQGPDFGRALGDRDRSRAAVLLAHQPVVIHDAVRHGVDLQLSGHTHGGQLWPGNYLAELANPTVAGLERYGDTQLFVSRGAGAWGPPVRVGAPADITVVELASRQA, from the coding sequence GTGATCTTCGCCCTGGTGGCGCTCGTGGTGCTGGCGCTGCTGGCGACAGTGCACCGCTATGTCTGGCGCCGGCTGGTCGGTGACACGACGGCACCCGGCAGCACCCTGCGCACGGTGGGCACCGTCGCGGCCTTCGTGCTGCCCCTGCTGAGCGTCGGGGCCATGACCTCCGGCCGGATCGGGGCGCCCTTCTGGCTCCAGCAGGTGCTGGCCTGGCCGGGCTTCCTCTGGCTGGCCGCCCTGATGTATCTGACGCTGGCCCTGCTGGTGGGCGAGTTCGTCCGCCCGGTGCTGCGCCGGGTGCTCGCCCGGCGCGACGCGGCCGCCGCGGACCGGACCACCGTCGCGCTGTCGTCGGAGGCCGTCGCCACGACGACAAGCGGAACCCGCCCCCGTACGGAAGAACTCGTCCCGGCCGGTCCCGCTCCCTCCACCACCTCGGCCGACCCGATCCCCGAGACCACCCAGCCCACCGAACCGGAACCGGAGTCATCCGCTCCTGACCCCGTCACGGCCACCGCGCCCGCGACCGCCGACGCCCCCGCCACGCCCCTCGCGCGCCCCTCCCGCCGGCTCTTCGTCTCCCGGGTGGTCGGCGGGGCCGCTGCCGCCGCCGGGCTCGCCACCGTCGGGTACGGGACCGCCAACGTGCTGAGCGGGCCGACCGTGAAGCGCGTCACCGTGCCGCTGGCCAAACTGCCCCGGGCGGCCCACGGCTTCCGGATCGCCGTGGTCAGCGACATCCACATCGGCCCGATCCTCGGCCGCGCCCACACCCGGCGGATCGTCGACACGATCAACTCCACCTCGCCCGACCTGGTCGCCGTCGTCGGTGACCTGGTCGACGGCTCCGTGGCCGACCTCGGCTCCGCCGCCGAGCCGCTGGCCGGGCTCCGCGCCCGGCACGGCAGCTTCTTCGTCACCGGCAACCACGAGTACTTCTCCGGCGCGGAGCAGTGGGTGAACCACGTCCGCGAGCTGGGGCTGATCCCGCTGGAGAACGCCCGGGTGGAGATGGGCGGCTTCGACCTCGCCGGGGTCAACGACATCGCGGGGGAGACCGAGGGCCAGGGCCCCGACTTCGGCCGGGCGCTCGGGGACCGGGACCGCTCCCGGGCCGCCGTCCTCCTCGCCCACCAGCCCGTCGTCATCCACGACGCCGTCCGGCACGGCGTCGACCTCCAGCTCTCCGGCCACACCCACGGCGGGCAGCTCTGGCCGGGGAACTACCTCGCGGAGCTGGCCAACCCGACCGTCGCCGGGCTCGAACGGTACGGCGACACGCAACTGTTCGTCTCGCGCGGCGCGGGCGCCTGGGGGCCGCCGGTACGGGTCGGCGCCCCGGCCGACATCACCGTCGTCGAACTCGCCTCGCGGCAGGCCTGA
- a CDS encoding D-alanyl-D-alanine carboxypeptidase family protein, giving the protein MPALKKIALTVASAVVMSTLVLAPASAAEKDKEKDKQPVPNHVMSSVGGEQLSMNGTQVNLGPGAPVLPKDLTARSWIVADAESGQVLAAHNSHWRLPPASTLKMLFADTVLPALQPTSLTYKVKDSDLTGVGEGSSLVGVKEDHTYTVHDLWLGVFLRSGNDAVHVLSEMYGGVPKTVAAMQRHAEELQALDTTVVSPDGYDAPGQVSSAYDLTLIARSGMQKKDFREYAATASADFPGEQKGKKRETFEIQNTNRLITGDNGVDPYKGIAGVKNGYTTHAGNTFTGVAERDGRVLLVTVMNPSADESHAVYKEAAHLLDWGFAASGKVRPVGELVPPKSVDTGAGGVFGGKGAQPAAGADQGSGGQAKAAHAAAAGQGSGGVGIALAVVGGVLVLLAAGVFLVNRRWPVPGLARRPQEGTAGEPKDGEPEARSEPEKSSKD; this is encoded by the coding sequence GTGCCCGCTCTGAAAAAGATCGCTTTGACGGTCGCCTCCGCCGTAGTGATGTCCACTCTTGTCCTTGCTCCCGCGTCGGCGGCCGAGAAGGACAAGGAGAAGGACAAGCAGCCCGTGCCGAACCACGTCATGTCGAGCGTCGGGGGCGAGCAGCTCTCCATGAACGGCACCCAGGTCAACCTCGGCCCGGGGGCGCCCGTGCTGCCCAAGGATCTGACCGCCCGCTCGTGGATCGTCGCGGACGCGGAGAGCGGCCAGGTGCTGGCGGCGCACAACTCCCACTGGCGGCTGCCCCCGGCCTCCACGCTGAAGATGCTTTTCGCGGACACGGTCCTGCCCGCGCTCCAGCCGACCTCCCTGACCTACAAGGTCAAGGACAGCGACCTCACGGGGGTCGGGGAGGGCAGCAGCCTGGTGGGGGTCAAGGAGGACCACACGTACACGGTCCACGACCTGTGGCTCGGGGTCTTCCTCCGTTCGGGCAACGACGCGGTGCACGTGCTCTCGGAGATGTACGGGGGCGTGCCCAAGACGGTGGCGGCGATGCAGCGGCACGCCGAGGAGCTCCAGGCGCTGGACACCACGGTGGTCTCGCCGGACGGGTACGACGCGCCGGGCCAGGTCTCCAGCGCCTACGACCTGACGCTGATCGCCCGCAGCGGGATGCAGAAGAAGGACTTCCGCGAGTACGCGGCGACGGCCTCCGCCGACTTCCCCGGGGAGCAGAAGGGGAAGAAGCGCGAGACCTTCGAGATCCAGAACACCAACCGGCTGATCACCGGGGACAACGGCGTCGACCCGTACAAGGGCATCGCTGGCGTCAAGAACGGCTACACCACCCACGCGGGCAACACCTTCACCGGCGTCGCCGAGCGCGACGGCCGGGTGCTGCTGGTCACCGTGATGAACCCGTCGGCGGACGAGAGCCACGCCGTCTACAAGGAGGCCGCCCACCTGCTCGACTGGGGCTTCGCCGCGAGCGGCAAGGTGCGGCCGGTCGGTGAGCTGGTGCCGCCGAAGTCCGTGGACACGGGCGCCGGTGGGGTCTTCGGCGGCAAGGGCGCGCAGCCGGCGGCCGGGGCCGACCAGGGATCCGGCGGCCAGGCGAAGGCCGCGCACGCGGCGGCGGCCGGGCAGGGCTCCGGTGGCGTCGGGATCGCGCTGGCGGTCGTCGGCGGGGTGCTGGTGCTCCTGGCGGCCGGGGTGTTCCTGGTGAACCGCCGCTGGCCGGTGCCGGGCCTGGCCCGCCGCCCGCAGGAGGGGACGGCGGGCGAGCCGAAG
- a CDS encoding SCO4848 family membrane protein translates to MKLSRPASWFLLVFGVWSWFIWITFVKNLWQDGSGLAFDDAGEPTGYFWVHLLLAITSFLLGTVVGAIGLRGVRALRDERP, encoded by the coding sequence ATGAAGCTCAGCCGCCCCGCCTCCTGGTTCCTGCTCGTCTTCGGGGTGTGGAGCTGGTTCATCTGGATCACTTTCGTCAAGAACCTGTGGCAGGACGGCAGCGGGCTCGCGTTCGACGACGCGGGCGAGCCGACCGGGTACTTCTGGGTCCACCTGCTGCTCGCCATCACGTCCTTTCTTCTGGGGACGGTGGTCGGCGCGATCGGGTTGCGTGGTGTCCGGGCTTTGCGCGACGAGCGCCCATGA